TACTTATGTTTACCAAAAAGCTGGTGGCGATTGAGTTTCCACCTTTAGCTTGTCGATCTTTTGTTAGTATGAGAGACGggattttaatttccaattatCGTTCgactctttaattttttaatgttacgATACTTGGGATATGATCatcaattttagcttttctgaatctaagtaagggcattttacaGATTATTGTTTGGTTGATGATTGTTGATTTGTTGATCTTCCTTTGCTCATGTTATGTTGTTCTGTGTTCAATTCCAATTCCCAatctttagaaaatttaaacccaGCATTGGATTAGACCTGTGTCTTCATGTTGGGTTTTTAAGTTGTAGGTCAATGAAGATGCTTCTGATTGCATAATGGTTGGATTAATAATATGGTATGTAAAGCATATATGAGTTTTCAGGGTAAAACCCAGTCATGAATATTTCAACTTCCGGGACTCGTGCTTGTTGAATGTCAATGGGTggaataatttgataaaagcgGGTTATGGGAATTGTTAACATGCATGAACATGCATGGTCTGCAATCTTTGGTGTTTCTATGAAATTGTTATGTgagtagaaaaaaatataagtttcaGAGTACTTCAACCCGTGCTCGTCTGTTTATGATGAGGAAAGATGATGCAGGAGCATgtaaaaatcaaaacttgagACCTTTATTGACGATAATATGTACATACAATCTCACGAATGAACAAGGGCAACCACCCTggattttaaggaaaaaaagaatCCATAAATGATAGCATCTCTACACCACCATCCTCTGTGTACATCTGCCCATAATCCACCACAAAAACATCCCCTGCAAAACTTCTAGCTGCTTTTTTTTTGTAGCTCTAACTGAAGCAGCCGAAAAcagtaatgataataatataaaccCTATTGAACTTTCAAATCCTATTTACATTCACCACTTGGCATTGGCATCCAATAAACTCCTTAAGCTACACAGGGCTTCTGCTGATAAGCTGCAACACCTCAATCTTCTTGGCCTAGGAGATGGTTGTTCCAGGTGATCAGGTGAAGAAAAGCATACGACGATCACGGTGAGATTATCAAATGTGTTGCAACGTAAGGCCTCCATCACGAGGTCTCTAGCGCATTGTTCGGGATCATCGTGCCGCCGTAATCCTTTTCGAACTATGCTAACTGCATGCTGACTCGACATAACATCCCAAATCCCATCACACCCGATGATGAGGAATTCATCGTCCTCTGTTAGAACCACCTGTCGAAACTCTGGCTCTGCAATGAGAGGCGACGAAGAACCCTTGGGGAACTTCATGTCCCAATCCCCCAAGGCTCTGGAAACCGATAGAACGCCATTGAGATACCCATCATCTATAAAGCCACCCAGATCTTCTACTCTCCTCCGTTCTGATGGATATATAGGTCTGTGATCTTCAGACATATCAACTGCCTCCCCTTTTCGGCATAGCACTGCTCGGCAATCACCAGCATTAGCAACCATTAGATGCCTTCCAAATATCATAGCAACAAGAGCTGTAGTGCCCGAAGAGCTATTCACAGTACAATCATCAGCAAGAGCAAGATCAGCAAGAAGAAACGATTTACTAAGGGAATTCTCAACCCCTTCCATGAAAACATCATCAACTTCACAAGTCCGAGGAAAATCGACATCTTCGAAAAAGAATCTAAGAGCATGTTTCCTTACATAAGCAGCTGCTTCAGGACCTCCATGACCATCAAACACCTggaaaaaaaccctaaattaatttacaaaatcacatcaaattcaagCAGGCAGTAGCAGCAAAACACAAAGCCAAGATTGCAATTATTACCCCATAAAAAGCACTAGGCTTAGGGAACTTGAAAAGGGGACCCAAATGCGAAGATAGATCATCAATTCTAATATGTTCATCTTCCATGTATCTCCTAGGTCCAATATCAGCAAAACTACCTGAACGAATGTCCGGAACAAATTGCACCACCGTAGTAGTTCCAATACTCGGATCTGTGATTTTTTCCACAGATTTCACATCCTGAAATACCAATCactcttaaaattaaaatcatatgcTCTCTAATTTAAATCTCAACCATACCAAATCCTACTCATCAAACACACAAATCTAATGTTCAAAATTCAGGATCTGtacaaacattaaaaaaacGAGGGGGGGGGGATGGAAAGAGAGAGACTAACCAGTTGAGGTGTGGGTAGATCGGCGGGAAGGCCAACTTTTCCGAGCTTGGGTGAAGAAACCGGCGACGAAACCGCAACAATTTCATCAATCTCCTCGATGTTACTTCCTTTACCGAAATATGGAACATCTAACACCGGCACCCTTTGTTGACAAACAACCTCAGCTTCCGCTACcatctttgttttgtttttcttcggACAATTACCATAAcccaaacacacacacaaaacaACCGCCGCAACAAAGCTGCAACTCTTCAAACTcgatttagatttttttcttgttctaaCGATctgtaagtgattttttttttttagcgaGAAAGTGAATTAAGTAATGGGGggttgaattggtatataaAAGGAAGGGGGAGAAAGAGTAACGAACCGGGAATTGGGAAAACGGGTTAAAAGAAATGGGGGGTTTGGTCAACACGTGTAAGTGGTAATAGCCTTTTGATTTTGTGTGGAATGGATCCGTTGTCACCCACGCACCCAAAAAGTAGCTTTGCCTTGACGGACACGTGATCCTCCTTTTGGTTTTTTACGTCCACGCGTCACTCCCACATCACACCCcacctctctctctctctctctctctctctctttttataattgtaattttcgAGTCAAAGTTAATTCGAATCTTATCTAACTTTAAACAGATAtgaatacattttttttaattaaaaatctgatttaatttcaattttgaaataataaatcggtcaattttatattattttaggagAAAAGGAATGAATATTCTTAGGTCttaatcattaatttatatcaattttggATTTCCATATCTTCATAaatcttttttaattacttacgtaattatatattttcattaattatttttaaatatattagataaatattttaatattatatttaagctCGCACCAACCAATCAAACATcaagactaaaatacccttttacttacaaaataaaattattataacaacatttttgtttggttttttttataaatatctaatttattttaaattttaaattggaaaatgtaccatataaaattatgataacaATGCATGAATAATTACGTGAGATAAATATTTGTCCAATAATTACGTGTACTGATTATATGGCGGAAGACGTAGCTTCGTTGGAAAATGACTGATTCATCCTTCGCGTAGCTTCCACAACTTGGCCACTTTGATTAAGGACCAATGCTTAGAATGAAAAATAAGTAAcagttatattttataatttatcaaacGAAAGTAATggtatttctttaaattttaattaaattaactttaattatttattattgtatgtgataataataaattagcataatttgaacaaaaatgcTTGTACAACAATATCAACACCTACCAAAGCATTACTAGTAAAGTTATTCTGTAAAATATTAGGagcaattttgaaatattttaaaggagtctagattaaataaaaataaaaagttatttaaaaatcttagtcatatttatagttttttttaaataattttattataggttctAATTATGATCCTATTTGGCAATTCGTTGATAGCTGATTGTTTATTGCAGTGGCTGGTTTGACCAACTAATTCTATTAATTGTTTGTTTAAAAGTGTTTGGTAAAACTTAACAGATAGCTGAAAGCTGATAGATGTAAAATGGCAAATAAGGACATGCCACAAATAAGAACATGTGGCAAAATGAGTAATTTTTTAGCAAACATGATTAGATATGTCATTTTACATATCTCATTCCCAATCAGCTGTGAAAAACATTGCCCATCCTtacgttttttatttttatttggaggTTTTAGCTCAACGAGCTCTTGTAAACATTCATTCACCAAACACTACAATTAGAGGATTTGACTACTCAAGCATCCATTTGTGCTCAAATCAACTAAAAAATAGTCAAAACTCTGTTTACCAAACACCCtttatatttgttcttttttatataatgtctagaactactAATAGCCcatccccaacccataaataggaggataatatgcttcagcgcactcaaacATATATCTTCCTGTATTGAATAATGTTCATGCCAATTGAACTAAGACTTAATCAGATAATCATATTTATAGTTATgtatttacaattcaatctaaaataaaaaagaatatttgttattaaataataatttaaagtaaataggAGTAATTCATATGTATGAAATCTTTAGTCATCCTATATGAATGGAATCTAGGAGAGAGAGCGAAACTGTTAATTACAAAGAGTCCAAACAAACTGAAATCTAAGATCATCATCATAACTGCATCAACACCGTCTGGTCAGTATCAGTGGGACCCGTTGGTTTTTGGACGGTTCAGATATTTCTGGAATATTGAAGCATTAGCCTTTCCCATCATGAAGTTTCTTTAGCGTACGGTTAATTTTTCAGATTTAATTCACACTTTAATCCCtgaaatatatcatttttttcaCTTTGCTTTTTAAGGTTGTTTTTAGACTTTAGTCactaatattattagatgtttCTATTTTAATCTCTAATTTTATCAGACGTCGCTGGTTGAATCATTTAGAAGTTAAAAAGAAGCCGACttcatttacaaaaaaaactttgaaaaatatataaataaaattatattttttaaatttaaaatatgttagaattatttttaaaaataataaaatttattaaaaacaattcaagaattataaaaaactattagatattgtaaatattgtaaaaaatataaaatgattagaaatcataaaagattataaaaatattaaaattattcaaaatagtaataattgtTATGTCATACATTCgctaattacatttaaaatattaaaattgtatatagtaatacaatcaatttttataaaaactatatttaaaaatattttaatgaaaattaaatgatttttatatcaaattattaatatttaattttagtacttCATCTTTGTTATTGGCAacatatttatttgatttggcTCCTATTTAATGTTTGGAGCAAGCTTCATTTATCCATGATCGTGCACAtgctctttttatttttatcaaagtttttaGAATGATCAAACactcaataataatttttaagattttggtCTTTAgatagtaaaagaaaatttagaataatcaaaatattgtttaagttattatttaattaaaataataatatttttatta
The Gossypium raimondii isolate GPD5lz chromosome 8, ASM2569854v1, whole genome shotgun sequence DNA segment above includes these coding regions:
- the LOC105790411 gene encoding probable protein phosphatase 2C 49; protein product: MVAEAEVVCQQRVPVLDVPYFGKGSNIEEIDEIVAVSSPVSSPKLGKVGLPADLPTPQLDVKSVEKITDPSIGTTTVVQFVPDIRSGSFADIGPRRYMEDEHIRIDDLSSHLGPLFKFPKPSAFYGVFDGHGGPEAAAYVRKHALRFFFEDVDFPRTCEVDDVFMEGVENSLSKSFLLADLALADDCTVNSSSGTTALVAMIFGRHLMVANAGDCRAVLCRKGEAVDMSEDHRPIYPSERRRVEDLGGFIDDGYLNGVLSVSRALGDWDMKFPKGSSSPLIAEPEFRQVVLTEDDEFLIIGCDGIWDVMSSQHAVSIVRKGLRRHDDPEQCARDLVMEALRCNTFDNLTVIVVCFSSPDHLEQPSPRPRRLRCCSLSAEALCSLRSLLDANAKW